ATGTGTCAAAAAGAACGGCACTATACTGAACAATACCATGACAAGTGTGGAAATGGCAATCACTCTAGCTGATGTCTTTTCTGATTGTACCGCAGTAAGCATTGGAACGTTTACTTTGTTGTAGTCGTCTTTAAAGTGCAGAGTTAGTGCCCAGATGTGCATTGGAATCCAAATGAAGACTAGGCCTGCCATGACCATTCCAAGATCCCACAGTCCCTGTAGAGTAACTGCAGCATGGCCAATCAATGGAGGGGCCCCTCCGCAAAGGCCGCCCAGAATGATGTTGGTTCTACTTCGCCTCTTTAGCGCATGAGAATATACTGCTACATTGTTTACGAGACCAAAAGCCATGAAAATTCCGGCCCAGATTCCATTCCAGAATCCAGCAGTGTATGATATTGCAAATGCACATGCCAAAGATATACCAGCTAGTACCAGCCCAAAGTCACGCGCCTTTTCCGGAGGTGAAATTCTGCCAGATGGAATCGGTCGACCCTTGGTTCTCTCCATTATTGCGTCAATATCCCTGTCATGATAATTAGTCAAAGTATTGGCAGCAGCTGATCCTGCGGCTACTCCAAAAATCATCAAAGCCCAAGTAGCCGGCGACACTTCCACATCATACACATTTGATGCTGTTATTGTAGCACCAAATGCAGTAAACACCAAAAGGTACCATATTTTCGGCTTAGTCAGCTCGTAATATGTAGCAATTTTGCCCTTGGTCAGAGTCCTTTGCATCTATTTCCCTACTCCACGTGTAATATTATTCAAAATTAAATGTAACATGCCCCTAGGCCGAATGGTTATACGGCATAGTCTTGGTCCTGCGCTTCATCTCAATAAAAGACTCTGATGCCAGCACGCCCTCTATTCTTCCCACACCTTCTGATAAGAGCCTGTGCATTTCTGCTAGATTCTGGGCGTACATTGTCACCATGATGTCGAATCTGCCGGTTACCTCGGATATCTCCCTAATGCCCTTTATCTTGAATAATTCATCAATTAT
This portion of the Nitrososphaerota archaeon genome encodes:
- a CDS encoding protoheme IX farnesyltransferase; the encoded protein is MQRTLTKGKIATYYELTKPKIWYLLVFTAFGATITASNVYDVEVSPATWALMIFGVAAGSAAANTLTNYHDRDIDAIMERTKGRPIPSGRISPPEKARDFGLVLAGISLACAFAISYTAGFWNGIWAGIFMAFGLVNNVAVYSHALKRRSRTNIILGGLCGGAPPLIGHAAVTLQGLWDLGMVMAGLVFIWIPMHIWALTLHFKDDYNKVNVPMLTAVQSEKTSARVIAISTLVMVLFSIVPFFLTHDGKPVMTEVYLYTAIASGVLMLVLSFWVIAKPSEKSSWVLFKFSSPYLAVLFIALMVDSGLR